A genomic window from Flavobacterium hankyongi includes:
- a CDS encoding ABC transporter ATP-binding protein codes for METILTITNLNKVYNKYVHAVKNLSLEIHKGNVYGILGPNGSGKSTTLGIVLNVVNKTSGDYQWFEGKMQTHDALKKVGAIIERPNFYPYMTAKENLELVCKIKNIPFTKVQEKLEIVGLTERMNSKFSTFSLGMKQRLAIASALLNDPEILILDEPTNGLDPQGIHQIRDIIKLIASQGTTILLASHLLDEVEKVCSHVLVLRKGEMLYSGTVDGMTNKQGFFELKSKDNNELKSVLEHHSSVEKITEEEGKLMVYLKSDLESEELNQYLFQKNIVLQHLVKRKHSLEAQFLELTNNHQSN; via the coding sequence TTGGAAACAATCTTAACAATTACAAATCTTAACAAGGTTTACAATAAATATGTTCATGCTGTAAAAAACCTATCTCTGGAAATACACAAAGGCAATGTTTATGGTATCCTTGGTCCTAATGGTTCTGGAAAATCAACAACACTTGGTATAGTTCTTAATGTGGTAAACAAAACATCTGGTGATTACCAATGGTTTGAAGGAAAGATGCAAACTCATGACGCATTAAAAAAAGTTGGAGCTATAATTGAACGTCCTAACTTTTATCCTTACATGACTGCTAAAGAAAATCTGGAGCTAGTTTGTAAAATAAAAAACATCCCTTTTACTAAAGTTCAGGAAAAACTAGAAATCGTTGGATTAACTGAGCGAATGAATAGTAAATTCAGCACTTTTTCTTTGGGAATGAAACAACGTTTAGCAATTGCTTCTGCTCTATTGAATGACCCTGAAATTTTAATTCTTGACGAACCAACAAATGGTTTAGATCCTCAAGGAATTCACCAAATTAGAGATATTATAAAACTTATCGCCTCTCAAGGAACTACAATTTTACTTGCCTCTCACCTTTTAGACGAAGTAGAAAAAGTGTGTTCTCATGTTCTTGTTCTCAGAAAAGGGGAAATGTTATATTCAGGAACTGTCGATGGAATGACAAATAAGCAAGGATTTTTTGAACTAAAATCTAAAGACAACAATGAACTAAAATCTGTTTTAGAACATCATTCATCAGTAGAAAAAATAACTGAAGAAGAAGGAAAGTTAATGGTTTATCTAAAATCAGATCTTGAATCAGAAGAACTTAATCAATATTTGTTTCAAAAAAATATTGTTTTACAACATTTGGTAAAACGTAAACATAGTCTAGAAGCACAATTCCTAGAATTAACAAACAATCATCAATCAAACTAA